One Diceros bicornis minor isolate mBicDic1 chromosome 26, mDicBic1.mat.cur, whole genome shotgun sequence DNA segment encodes these proteins:
- the AP1S1 gene encoding AP-1 complex subunit sigma-1A isoform X2, with the protein MRFMLLFSRQGKLRLQKWYLATSDKERKKMVRELMQVVLARKPKMCSFLEWRDLKVVYKRYASLYFCCAIEGQDNELITLELIHRYVELLDKYFGSVCELDIIFNFEKAYFILDEFLMGGDVQDTSKKSVLKAIEQADLLQEEDESPRSVLEEMGLA; encoded by the exons atgcGATTCATGCTGCTGTTCAGCCGGCAGGGGAAGCTGCGGCTGCAAAAATGGTACCTGGCCACATCAGACAAGGAGCGAAAGAAGATGGTTCGGGAGCTTATGCAGGTTGTTCTGGCTCGCAAGCCCAAGATGTGCAGCTTCCTGGAGTGGAGGGACCTCAAAGTTGTCTATAAGAG ATATGCCAGCCTCTACTTCTGCTGCGCCATCGAGGGCCAAGACAATGAGCTCATCACGCTGGAGCTGATCCACCGATATGTGGAGCTCCTGGACAAATACTTCGGCAGC GTGTGCGAGCTGGACATCATCTTCAACTTCGAGAAGGCCTACTTCATCCTGGATGAGTTTTTGATGGGGGGTGATGTCCAGGACACCTCCAAGAAGAGTGTGCTGAAGGCCATCGAGCAGGCAGACCTGCTGCAGGAG GAGGATGAGTCGCCACGCAGTGTGCTGGAGGAGATGGGTCTGGCCTAG
- the SERPINE1 gene encoding plasminogen activator inhibitor 1, with the protein MGMSPVFACLALGLTLIFGEGSASYNRQSQVAQLATDFGVKVFQQVVQASKDRNVVFSPYGVASVLAMLQLTTGGETRQQIQAAMQFKLEEKGMAPALRQLYKELMGPWNKDEISTADAIFVQRDLKLVQGFMPHFFRLFQTTVKQVDFSEVERARFIVNDWVKKHTKGMISDLLGEGAVDQLTRLVLVNALYFNGQWKTPFPESGTHHGLFHKSDGSTVSVSMMAQTNKFNYAEFSTPDGHYYDILELPYHGDTLSMFIAAPYEKEVPLSALTNILDAQLISQWKGNMTRVVRLLVLPKFSLESEVDLRRPLENLGMTDMFRPNQADFTRLSDQELLYVSQALQKVKIKVTESGTVASSSTAFVVSARMAPEEIIMDRPFLFVVRHNPTGTVLFMGQVMEP; encoded by the exons ATGGGGATGTCTCCAGTCTTTGCCTGCCTAGCCCTGGGCCTAACCCTCATCTTTGGTGAGGGGTCTGCCTCGTACAACCGCCAGTCCCAGGTAGCCCAACTGGCCACAGACTTCGGAGTGAAGGTGTTTCAGCAGGTGGTGCAGGCCTCCAAGGACCGCAATGTGGTCTTCTCGCCCTATGGGGTGGCCTCGGTGCTGGCTATGTTGCAGCTGACAACGGGAGGAGAAACCCGGCAGCAGATCCAAGCAGCAATGCAATTCAAGCTTGAAG AGAAGGGCATGGCCCCTGCCCTCCGCCAACTGTACAAGGAACTCATGGGCCCATGGAACAAGGACGAGATCAGCACCGCCGACGCCATCTTCGTCCAGCGGGATCTGAAGCTGGTCCAGGGCTTCATGCCCCACTTCTTCAGGCTGTTCCAGACCACAGTCAAGCAGGTGGACTTTTCAGAGGTGGAGAGAGCCAGGTTCATCGTCAATGACTGGGTGAAGAAACACACAAAAG GCATGATCAGTGACTTACTTGGCGAAGGGGCCGTGGACCAGCTGACGCGCCTGGTGCTGGTGAATGCCCTCTACTTCAACGGCCAGTGGAAGACGCCCTTCCCAGAGTCGGGCACCCACCACGGCCTTTTCCACAAGTCCGACGGCAGCACCGTCTCTGTGTCCATGATGGCTCAGACCAACAAGTTCAACTACG CTGAGTTTTCCACCCCTGATGGCCATTACTACGACATCCTGGAATTGCCCTACCATGGGGACACCCTCAGCATGTTCATTGCTGCTCCCTATGAAAAAGAGGTGCCTCTCTCTGCCCTCACCAACATTCTGGATGCCCAGCTCATCAGCCAGTGGAAAGGGAATATGACCAGAGTGGTCCGCCTCCTGGTTCTGCCCAA GTTCTCCCTGGAGAGTGAAGTTGACCTCAGGAGGCCCCTGGAGAATTTGGGGATGACCGACATGTTTAGGCCAAACCAGGCGGACTTCACGAGACTTTCAG ATCAAGAGCTTCTCTACGTATCTCAGGCCCTGCAAAAAGTGAAGATCAAGGTGACCGAGAGCGGCACGGTGGCGTCCTCCTCTACAG CCTTTGTAGTCTCAGCCCGAATGGCCCCTGAGGAGATCATCATGGACAGACCCTTCCTCTTTGTGGTGCGGCACAACCCCACAG GAACAGTCCTTTTCATGGGCCAAGTGATGGAACCCTGA
- the NAT16 gene encoding LOW QUALITY PROTEIN: probable N-acetyltransferase 16 (The sequence of the model RefSeq protein was modified relative to this genomic sequence to represent the inferred CDS: substituted 2 bases at 2 genomic stop codons) translates to MKLEAGCGVTTSEVPKPEKEAXPDAEPPSETQPQEAGAKSMSGLGLEAEAEPLGADTKAKSLGAKARSGSGPEAQAEPLDFVVATEQEFEEVLAISGDIYGGLNYLPSRYHGWLWDPDRTVVLTKQNGVIALESVHVIDARKSAPAEGLRVAPCERGKGVAGLLQRFCXHLVKRQHPGVKVARLTLDDQLGPRELKKYRLITKQGILLVRFNASALPAGLGARLAALQASGTFPPLPTEAVSEAGCDVARLLLSPSVQRDVLPGRTIIQDWQPYWRSESNLHLLVAKGLEWCVDSRARPLLLTLCTRPFPIPRGSDGTWHYLNIHAFGSDGAQVRASLWHLLRQAPRLAGFNVTCQLFLAPQLWSQLTDFCPASWGLELVKGYTEQYLLEADI, encoded by the exons ATGAAGCTGGAAGCTGGCTGTGGTGTAACCACCTCAGAGGTCCCTAAGCCTGAAAAAGAAGCCTAGCCAGATGCAGAGCCACCCTCAGAGACCCAGCCACAGGAGGCTGGGGCCAAGTCCATGTCCGGATTGGGGCTTGAGGCTGAGGCGGAGCCCCTGGGGGCTGACACCAAGGCCAAGTCCCTGGGGGCCAAGGCCAGGTCTGGATCAGGGCCTGAGGCCCAGGCCGAGCCGTTGGACTTCGTGGTCGCCACAGAACAGGAGTTTGAGGAGGTGCTAGCCATCTCGGGGGACATCTACGGTGGCCTCAACTACCTTCCTAGCCGCTACCACGGCTGGCTCTGGGATCCCGACCGCACCGTGGTGCTGACCAAGCAAAACGGAGTG ATCGCGCTGGAGTCGGTGCACGTGATCGACGCCAGGAAGTCGGCGCCGGCGGAGGGGCTGCGCGTGGCGCCCTGTGAGCGCGGCAAGGGCGTGGCCGGGCTCCTGCAGCGCTTCTGCTAGCATTTGGTCAAACGACAGCACCCGGGGGTCAAGGTGGCACGGCTCACCCTGGACGACCAGCTGGGCCCCCGGGAGCTGAAGAAATACCGGCTAATCACCAAGCAG GGCATCCTTTTGGTCCGATTCAACGCGTCGGCGCTGCCGGCGGGGCTGGGCGCGCGGCTGGCGGCGCTGCAGGCCTCCGGCACCTTCCCACCGCTGCCCACTGAGGCCGTGTCGGAGGCAGGCTGCGACGTGGCACGCCTCCTGCTGTCGCCCTCCGTGCAGCGCGACGTGCTTCCGGGCAGGACCATCATCCAGGACTGGCAGCCCTACTGGCGGAGCGAGAGCAACCTGCACCTGCTGGTGGCCAAGGGCCTGGAGTGGTGCGTGGACAGCCGCGCGCGCCCGCTCCTGCTCACGCTGTGCACGCGCCCCTTCCCCATCCCGCGTGGCAGCGACGGCACGTGGCACTACCTCAACATCCACGCCTTCGGCAGCGACGGCGCACAGGTTAGAGCCAGCTTGTGGCACCTGCTGCGCCAGGCCCCGCGCCTTGCCGGCTTCAACGTCACGTGCCAGCTCTTCCTGGCACCCCAGTTATGGTCACAGCTGACTGACTTCTGCCCCGCCAGCTGGGGGCTAGAGCTGGTCAAGGGTTATACTGAACAGTACCTGCTGGAGGCCGACATCTGA
- the VGF gene encoding neurosecretory protein VGF translates to MKSLRLPASALFCFILLIKGLGAAPPGRPEAQPPPLSSEHKEPVAKDAVPGPKDGSAPEVRAARNSEPQDEGELFQGVDPRALAAVLLQALDRPASPPAPGSSQKEPAEEAAETLLTETVRSQTHSLPAPETQAPAAPSRPQTPENGPQAGDPSEELEALASLLQELRDFSPSSAKRQQETAAAETETRTHTLTRVNLESPGPERVWRASWGEFQARVPERAPLPPPAPPQFQARVPESGPLPEAHQFGEGVSSPKTHLGEALAPLSKAYQGLGAPFPKARRPESSLLGGSEAGERLLQQGLAQVEAGRRQAEATRQAAAQEERLADLASDLLLQYLLQGGARQRGLGGRGLQQDEEEEQGSQREEEEAEQERRGGEERVGEEDEEAAEAEAEAEEAERARQNALLFAEEEDGEAAAEDKRSQEETPGHRRKEPEGAEEGGEEEDDDDEEMDPQTIDSLIELSTKLHLPADDVVSIIEEVEEKRKRKKNAPPEPVLPLRVAPVPTHVRSPQPPPPAPAPAPARDELPDWNEVLPPWDREEDEVFPPGPYHPFPNYIRPRTLQPPAASRRRHYHHALPPLRHYPGQEAQARRAQEAAEAEERRLQEQEELENYIEHVLLRRP, encoded by the coding sequence ATGAAATCGCTCAGATTGCCGGCTTCCGCCCTCTTCTGCTTCATTCTACTGATCAAGGGGTTGGGAGCAGCACCCCCGGGGCGCCCTGAGGCGCAGCCACCTCCGCTCAGCTCTGAGCATAAAGAGCCGGTAGCTAAGGACGCAGTGCCCGGGCCGAAGGATGGTAGCGCCCCAGAGGTCCGAGCCGCTCGAAATTCAGAGCCGCAGGACGAGGGAGAGCTTTTCCAGGGCGTGGATCCCCGGGCGCTGGCCGCGGTGCTGCTGCAGGCACTCGACCGCCCGGCCTCACCCCCGGCGCCAGGCAGCTCCCAGAAGGAGCCAGCGGAAGAAGCAGCAGAAACTCTGCTGACCGAGACCGTGCGCagccagacccacagcctcccgGCGCCAGAGACCCAGGCACCTGCGGCCCCGTCTCGCCCTCAGACTCCGGAAAATGGTCCCCAGGCGGGTGACCCCTCTGAGGAGCTCGAGGCGCTAGCTTCCCTACTCCAGGAACTGCGAGATTTCAGTCCGAGCAGCGCCAAGCGCCAGCAAGAGACGGCGGCAGCAGAGACGGAAACTCGCACGCACACGCTGACCCGAGTTAACCTGGAGAGCCCCGGGCCGGAGCGCGTGTGGCGCGCTTCCTGGGGAGAGTTCCAGGCGCGCGTCCCGGAGCGCGCGCCCCTGCCGCCCCCAGCTCCCCCGCAATTCCAGGCGCGTGTGCCCGAGAGCGGCCCCCTTCCCGAGGCCCACCAGTTCGGGGAAGGAGTGTCCTCCCCCAAAACACACCTAGGCGAGGCATTGGCACCCTTGTCCAAGGCGTACCAAGGCCTGGGCGCCCCCTTTCCCAAGGCTCGCCGGCCGGAGAGCTCACTCCTGGGCGGCTCCGAGGCAGGGGAGCGCCTCCTACAGCAAGGGCTGGCGCAGGTAGAGGCAGGGCGGCGGCAGGCGGAGGCCACACGACAGGCCGCGGCGCAGGAAGAGCGGCTGGCCGACCTCGCCTCCGACCTGCTGCTCCAGTATTTGCTGCAGGGCGGGGCCCGGCAGCGCGGCCTGGGGGGTCGGGGGCTGCAGCAGGACGAAGAGGAGGAGCAAGGgagccagagggaggaggaggaggcggagcaGGAGAGACGTGGCGGGgaggagagggtgggggaagaggatgaggaggcggcggaggcggaggcagaggcagaggaggcGGAGAGGGCGCGGCAGAACGCGCTACTTTTCGCGGAGGAGGAAGACGGGGAAGCCGCAGCAGAGGACAAGCGCTCCCAGGAGGAGACGCCCGGCCACAGACGGAAGGAGCCTGAGGGGGCAGAGGagggcggggaggaggaggacgaCGACGACGAAGAGATGGACCCACAGACGATAGATAGCCTCATTGAGCTGTCCACCAAACTCCACCTGCCAGCGGACGACGTGGTCAGCATCATCGAGGAGGTGGAAGAAAAGCGGAAGCGGAAGAAGAACGCCCCTCCCGAGCCCGTGCTACCCCTGCGGGTCGCCCCCGTCCCCACCCACGTCCGCTCCCCgcagcccccgccccccgcccctgcccctgcccccgctCGAGACGAGCTGCCCGACTGGAACGAGGTGCTTCCGCCCTGGGATCGCGAGGAGGACGAGGTGTTTCCCCCGGGGCCCTACCACCCTTTTCCCAACTACATCCGGCCGCGGACACTGCAGCCGCCCGCTGCCTCGCGCCGCCGCCACTACCACCACGCCCTGCCGCCTTTGCGCCACTATCCCGGCCAGGAGGCCCAGGCGCGTCGCGcacaggaggcggcggaggcagAGGAGCGCCGGCTGCAGGAGCAGGAAGAGCTGGAGAATTACATCGAGCACGTGCTGCTCCGGCGCCCGTga
- the AP1S1 gene encoding AP-1 complex subunit sigma-1A isoform X1, which produces MMRFMLLFSRQGKLRLQKWYLATSDKERKKMVRELMQVVLARKPKMCSFLEWRDLKVVYKRYASLYFCCAIEGQDNELITLELIHRYVELLDKYFGSVCELDIIFNFEKAYFILDEFLMGGDVQDTSKKSVLKAIEQADLLQEEDESPRSVLEEMGLA; this is translated from the exons ATG atgcGATTCATGCTGCTGTTCAGCCGGCAGGGGAAGCTGCGGCTGCAAAAATGGTACCTGGCCACATCAGACAAGGAGCGAAAGAAGATGGTTCGGGAGCTTATGCAGGTTGTTCTGGCTCGCAAGCCCAAGATGTGCAGCTTCCTGGAGTGGAGGGACCTCAAAGTTGTCTATAAGAG ATATGCCAGCCTCTACTTCTGCTGCGCCATCGAGGGCCAAGACAATGAGCTCATCACGCTGGAGCTGATCCACCGATATGTGGAGCTCCTGGACAAATACTTCGGCAGC GTGTGCGAGCTGGACATCATCTTCAACTTCGAGAAGGCCTACTTCATCCTGGATGAGTTTTTGATGGGGGGTGATGTCCAGGACACCTCCAAGAAGAGTGTGCTGAAGGCCATCGAGCAGGCAGACCTGCTGCAGGAG GAGGATGAGTCGCCACGCAGTGTGCTGGAGGAGATGGGTCTGGCCTAG